One segment of Clostridium ljungdahlii DSM 13528 DNA contains the following:
- the hisS gene encoding histidine--tRNA ligase has product MAIQAPKGTKDILPTESYKWHYLEDKFKNIAASYGYREIRTPVFEYTELFERGVGETTDVVQKEMYTFQDKAGRSLTLKAEGTSPAVRAFVESSLYNEVQPTKLFYFTPVLRYENVQKGRLREHHQFGIEAFGAENASLDAEVISLAMRVYKELGVKGIELNINSIGCATCRKKYNEALKKFLKENYDALCDTCKSRFSKNPMRILDCKVESCKEIVKDAPLMIDYLCDDCKEHFESLQKYLSAVNIEFKINPLIVRGLDYYTKTVFEIINNDITICGGGRYDYLIEEVGGPKMPAVGFGMGIERTLLTLEENKIEIPNRPYIDLYVGAMGDDAKLKALNLVNQLREKNVRCECDHTNRSVKAEMKYANKIGARFTVILGDNELECGIAKFKRMEDGNQFEIKLEELDKISDLIRL; this is encoded by the coding sequence ATGGCTATACAAGCACCTAAAGGTACTAAAGATATATTACCTACGGAGTCTTATAAGTGGCATTATTTAGAAGATAAATTCAAAAATATAGCAGCTTCTTATGGGTATAGAGAAATAAGGACGCCAGTATTTGAATATACTGAACTTTTTGAAAGGGGAGTAGGTGAAACTACAGATGTTGTTCAGAAAGAAATGTACACCTTTCAAGATAAAGCTGGCAGAAGCCTAACCCTTAAAGCAGAAGGTACATCCCCTGCAGTGAGGGCTTTTGTGGAGAGCAGTTTGTATAATGAAGTTCAGCCAACTAAGTTATTTTATTTTACCCCGGTTTTAAGATATGAAAATGTACAAAAAGGAAGACTTAGAGAACATCACCAATTTGGTATAGAGGCATTTGGGGCAGAAAATGCTTCACTGGATGCTGAAGTTATAAGTTTGGCTATGCGAGTATATAAGGAACTGGGAGTAAAGGGAATTGAATTAAATATAAATAGTATAGGATGTGCTACTTGCAGAAAAAAGTACAATGAAGCATTAAAAAAATTCTTGAAGGAAAATTATGATGCATTATGTGACACCTGTAAAAGCAGATTCAGTAAAAATCCTATGAGGATATTGGATTGTAAAGTGGAAAGCTGTAAAGAAATAGTAAAAGATGCACCTTTGATGATTGATTACTTATGTGATGACTGTAAGGAGCACTTTGAAAGTTTACAAAAGTATTTGTCTGCTGTAAATATAGAGTTTAAGATAAATCCTTTAATAGTAAGAGGACTTGATTATTATACTAAAACCGTATTTGAAATAATAAACAATGATATAACAATATGCGGTGGTGGAAGGTATGATTATCTAATAGAGGAAGTTGGAGGCCCTAAAATGCCTGCTGTAGGTTTTGGAATGGGAATAGAGAGGACACTTCTTACTCTGGAAGAAAATAAAATAGAGATACCTAATAGGCCATACATAGACTTATATGTAGGAGCTATGGGAGATGACGCTAAGTTAAAGGCTCTTAATTTAGTAAATCAATTGAGAGAAAAAAATGTAAGATGTGAATGCGACCATACAAATAGAAGCGTAAAAGCTGAAATGAAGTATGCAAATAAAATTGGAGCTAGGTTTACAGTAATACTTGGAGACAACGAGCTAGAATGTGGAATTGCTAAATTTAAGAGAATGGAAGATGGCAATCAATTTGAAATTAAATTAGAAGAACTAGACAAAATTTCAGATTTAATTAGATTATAA